CCTTGAGTGGACGGCCTCTTCTCCGTGGCTCGGCAGAGGTGGGTGTGGCGGGGGGATCCCTGCGGGGATGGATGCGCGGCCTTCCGAGCGGCTTCCACACTCTAGGTTGGCTTTTCagtatctttctctcctcttcctcctcgggtGACAGGTACTTCCTCGGCctacccaatttttttttttgctgaactTTTTTGGGCCGGCCACGCTCTGCTGAAACAGCATTAGGGTCAACCACTTTACGTGGCCTGCCCCGTGGCTGCTTGTCTAGTACCCTCAGTATCTTAGGTTTCTTGGAGCCTGATCCTTTGGGCCTACCCCTTCCCCTCTTAGGTGGTATGGGGCTGCCATTAGACAAGGCATCGGACTCCTCTTCACTACCAGTGGCATCCATTGCCCCTTCTTTCGACGCAATTGCCCCTTCTTCCGAAGCCGTTGCCCCTTCTTCCGACGCAGTTGCCCCTTCCCCTTCTTCCGACGCCGTTGCCCCTTCCCTATTCCGACATTGTTGCCCCTTCATCCGACATTGTTGCCCCTTCATCCGACATTGTTGCCCCTTCATCCGACATTGTTGCCCCTTCTTCCGACATTGTTGCCCCTTCTTCCGACATTGTTGCCCCTTCTTTCATCTGTTTTCTTGCAACCTGGCTCCTTTCTTTCCTTCCAGCTCACTTCCTAGGAGGTCTTGTGAACTACTTAGGGCTTCCCACTGTAAAGGTCATATTGAGAAGGttacaatacaaaacaaaatgttcTTTGTGCACGCACCCCTTCATAAAACTGGCATACATGGGTACGAGAAAGTGTAGCTAGCATGTCTAGGCTGGACAATAGAATGAGTCAAAATTCCCCCAAGGATGAAACATGGCAAAAGAACGTTAGCTAAGCTGGAACACTAGCATATGAATGGAATTGAACATTCGCAGGGTCTCTTCTGAATG
The DNA window shown above is from Oncorhynchus mykiss isolate Arlee chromosome 18, USDA_OmykA_1.1, whole genome shotgun sequence and carries:
- the LOC110496802 gene encoding lens epithelium-derived growth factor, with protein sequence MKEGATMSEEGATMSEEGATMSDEGATMSDEGATASEEGAIASKEGAMDATGSEEESDALSNGSPIPPKRGRGRPKGSGSKKPKILRVLDKQPRGRPRKVVDPNAVSAERGRPKKVQQKKKLGRPRKYLSPEEEEERKILKSQPRVWKPLGRPRIHPRRDPPATPTSAEPRRRGRPLKASTDRGANLQTNPPPTSKVSKPPAKDDSPRKSGRPLGSFKAKRAAETDRSNSSPSAKQGCTVSPIVRLYRRSNGKANVFDEAAFQAQRQKGKRKSVNADYTAYDSEEENEDTQRNEDEVFSLVEDDKEEEIKPRDGHGKASKPGKVVAAIKKKEVVVPKRGGRKPGSIKKVVK